The following proteins come from a genomic window of Pseudomonas sp. WJP1:
- the tyrS gene encoding tyrosine--tRNA ligase, giving the protein MKSVEEQLALIKRGAEELLVESELIEKLKRGQPLRIKAGFDPTAPDLHLGHTVLINKLRQFQELGHQVIFLIGDFTGMIGDPSGKSATRPPLTREQVLDNAETYKTQVFKILDPAKTEVAFNSTWMDQMGPADFIRLTSQYTVARMLERDDFDKRYTTNQPIAIHEFLYPLVQGYDSVALRADVELGGTDQKFNLLMGRELQRGYGQEAQCILTMPLLEGLDGVKKMSKSLGNYVGIQEAPGVMYSKLVSIPDALMWRYFELLSFRSMDEINAFRADVEAGANPRDIKIKLAEEIVARFHGEEAAANAHRAAGNRMKDGELPDDLPEIELTAAEDMPIAAVLNKAGLVKNSAVARDLLGSGGVRIDGEVVDRSFIYVLGATHVCQAGKKAFARITLKSE; this is encoded by the coding sequence ATGAAGTCGGTTGAAGAGCAGCTAGCGCTGATTAAACGTGGTGCGGAAGAACTGTTGGTCGAGTCCGAGCTGATCGAAAAGCTCAAGCGTGGCCAGCCGCTGCGTATCAAGGCCGGCTTCGACCCGACCGCCCCGGATTTGCACCTGGGCCACACCGTGCTCATCAACAAGCTGCGCCAGTTCCAGGAGCTGGGTCACCAGGTGATCTTCCTGATTGGCGACTTCACCGGGATGATCGGCGATCCGAGCGGCAAGAGTGCAACACGCCCTCCGCTGACCCGTGAGCAGGTGCTCGACAACGCCGAGACCTACAAGACCCAGGTGTTCAAGATTCTCGATCCGGCCAAGACCGAAGTGGCATTCAACTCCACCTGGATGGATCAGATGGGGCCGGCCGACTTCATCCGCCTGACTTCGCAGTACACCGTGGCTCGCATGCTCGAGCGCGATGATTTCGACAAGCGCTACACGACCAATCAACCGATTGCCATTCACGAGTTCCTGTATCCGCTGGTTCAGGGTTACGACTCGGTCGCCTTGCGCGCGGATGTCGAGCTCGGCGGCACCGACCAGAAGTTCAACCTGTTGATGGGGCGTGAACTGCAGCGTGGTTACGGCCAGGAAGCCCAGTGCATTCTGACCATGCCATTGCTCGAAGGTCTGGATGGCGTGAAGAAGATGTCCAAGTCCTTGGGCAACTATGTGGGTATCCAGGAAGCGCCGGGCGTGATGTACAGCAAGCTGGTCTCCATTCCGGATGCGCTGATGTGGCGTTACTTCGAGCTGCTCAGTTTCCGCTCCATGGATGAGATCAATGCTTTCCGCGCCGATGTCGAGGCGGGCGCCAATCCGCGTGACATCAAGATCAAGCTGGCTGAAGAGATCGTTGCCCGTTTCCATGGTGAGGAGGCTGCGGCCAATGCCCATCGCGCGGCAGGCAACCGTATGAAGGATGGCGAGCTGCCGGACGATCTGCCTGAGATCGAGTTGACTGCTGCTGAAGATATGCCGATCGCTGCCGTCCTTAATAAGGCGGGCCTGGTGAAGAACTCGGCTGTGGCGCGTGATCTGCTCGGTTCCGGTGGCGTGCGCATCGATGGCGAGGTTGTTGATCGCTCCTTTATATACGTACTGGGTGCGACCCACGTTTGCCAGGCAGGCAAGAAGGCATTTGCGCGCATTACGCTCAAATCCGAATAA
- a CDS encoding peptidoglycan DD-metalloendopeptidase family protein, with protein sequence MTKESSKAPPLYPKTHLLAASGIAALLSLALLVFPSSDVEAKKTTLSLELESPAEQLTQEQDAADAVQATNEAVAPPFAQIEESAPEPQETAQATPAPVAVPVPVAEEKKAPNHREVIVSKGDTLSTLFEKVGLPATSVHDLLASDKQAKQFSQLKHGQKLEFELGPDGQLTSLHSKVSDLETITLTKNVKGYSFNRVTAKPTVRSAYVHGVINSSLSQSAARAGLSHRLTMDMASVFGYDVDFAQDIRQGDQFDVIYEQKVVNGKAVGDGPILSARFTNRGKTYTAVRYTDKQGNSSYYTADGNSMRKAFIRTPVDFARISSKFSMGRKHPILNKIRAHKGVDYAAPRGTPIKAAGDGKVLLAGRRGGYGNTVILQHGNTYRTLYGHMQGFAKGVKTGGTVKQGQVIGYIGTTGLSTGPHLHYEFQVNGVHVDPLGQKVAMADPISKAERARFLAQSQPLMARMDQEKATQLASAKR encoded by the coding sequence ATGACCAAAGAATCGTCTAAAGCGCCACCGCTTTACCCGAAAACCCACCTGCTCGCAGCGAGCGGCATCGCCGCCCTGCTGAGCCTGGCGCTTCTGGTATTTCCTTCCAGTGATGTCGAAGCCAAAAAGACAACCCTGAGTCTTGAACTGGAAAGCCCTGCTGAACAACTGACACAAGAACAAGACGCTGCAGACGCCGTCCAAGCCACAAATGAGGCTGTCGCACCTCCTTTCGCGCAAATAGAGGAGAGCGCGCCAGAACCCCAGGAAACCGCTCAAGCCACACCGGCTCCTGTAGCAGTGCCTGTACCGGTTGCCGAAGAAAAGAAGGCGCCAAATCACAGGGAGGTGATCGTCAGCAAAGGCGATACGCTCTCCACGCTGTTCGAAAAAGTCGGCCTTCCAGCCACTTCGGTGCATGACTTGCTGGCCAGCGACAAACAGGCCAAGCAATTCAGCCAGCTCAAGCATGGACAAAAACTCGAATTCGAACTGGGTCCGGACGGCCAGCTGACCAGCCTGCACAGCAAGGTCAGCGACCTCGAAACCATCACCCTGACCAAGAACGTCAAGGGCTACAGCTTCAACCGCGTTACCGCCAAGCCCACCGTGCGCTCTGCCTACGTGCATGGCGTGATCAACAGCTCGCTGTCACAGTCCGCCGCGCGCGCCGGCCTGTCGCATCGACTGACCATGGACATGGCCAGCGTGTTTGGCTACGACGTCGACTTTGCCCAGGATATTCGCCAGGGCGACCAGTTCGATGTGATCTATGAACAGAAAGTGGTCAATGGCAAAGCGGTCGGCGACGGCCCGATCCTGTCCGCACGCTTCACCAACCGCGGCAAGACCTACACCGCCGTGCGCTACACCGACAAGCAAGGCAACAGCAGCTATTACACGGCTGATGGCAACAGCATGCGCAAGGCATTCATCCGTACACCGGTGGACTTCGCCCGCATCAGCTCGAAATTCTCCATGGGCCGCAAGCACCCGATCCTGAACAAAATCCGCGCCCACAAAGGCGTGGACTACGCAGCGCCGCGCGGTACGCCAATCAAGGCGGCCGGTGACGGCAAAGTATTGCTGGCAGGTCGCCGCGGCGGTTACGGCAACACCGTGATTCTGCAGCACGGTAATACCTACCGCACGCTGTACGGCCACATGCAAGGCTTCGCCAAGGGCGTCAAGACTGGAGGCACTGTCAAACAAGGCCAGGTCATCGGCTACATTGGCACTACCGGCCTTTCCACCGGCCCGCACTTGCATTACGAGTTCCAGGTCAATGGCGTACACGTCGATCCGCTGGGCCAGAAAGTAGCGATGGCCGACCCGATTTCCAAAGCCGAACGCGCACGCTTCCTGGCGCAGAGCCAGCCCCTGATGGCCCGCATGGATCAGGAAAAAGCCACCCAGCTGGCTTCGGCCAAGCGCTAG
- a CDS encoding anhydro-N-acetylmuramic acid kinase — translation MALYIGVMSGTSLDGLDIALIEQAPAIRLIATHYIPMPDSLRAELLGLCASGLDEIARSAIAQQNWVKLAAQGVNALLAQQHLKPEDIRAIGSHGQTIRHEPARGFTVQIGNPALLTELTGITVVSDFRSRDVAAGGQGAPLVPAFHEALFEEQSGNRAVLNVGGFSNLSLIEPGKPVAGFDCGPGNVLLDAWIHQQRGDNFDRDGQWAASGKIEPVLLKALLSDPFFVTKGPKSTGREVFNLPWLTRHLAALPAFAAEDVQATLLELTALTIVESLRSAQADTRELLVCGGGAHNGALMKRLAGLLPNAMVSSTATHGVDPDWVEAMAFAWLAHCCLEGIAANRPSVTGARGLRVLGAIYPA, via the coding sequence ATGGCGCTCTATATAGGTGTGATGTCCGGGACCAGCCTCGATGGCCTGGACATAGCGCTGATCGAACAAGCTCCGGCGATCAGGCTGATCGCCACCCACTACATCCCGATGCCCGACTCCCTGCGCGCCGAGCTGCTTGGCTTGTGCGCCAGCGGTCTGGACGAAATCGCCCGCTCCGCCATCGCCCAACAGAACTGGGTGAAGCTGGCGGCGCAGGGGGTTAATGCCCTCCTTGCCCAACAGCACCTCAAGCCTGAAGACATTCGCGCGATTGGCAGCCATGGTCAAACCATTCGCCATGAACCCGCGCGCGGCTTCACGGTGCAAATCGGTAATCCGGCCCTACTGACCGAGCTCACCGGCATCACGGTGGTCAGTGATTTCCGCAGCCGCGACGTCGCTGCCGGTGGGCAGGGCGCGCCACTGGTTCCAGCCTTTCACGAAGCGCTTTTTGAAGAACAGTCCGGCAACCGCGCCGTGCTGAACGTAGGTGGCTTCAGCAACCTCAGCCTGATTGAACCCGGCAAGCCCGTCGCAGGTTTCGACTGCGGCCCGGGCAACGTATTGCTGGATGCCTGGATTCACCAACAGCGCGGTGACAACTTTGACCGTGATGGCCAATGGGCTGCCAGCGGCAAGATCGAACCGGTACTGTTGAAGGCACTGCTCAGCGACCCGTTCTTTGTGACAAAAGGCCCGAAGAGTACCGGTCGGGAAGTATTCAACCTGCCATGGCTGACCCGGCATCTGGCAGCCCTGCCGGCCTTCGCCGCCGAGGATGTTCAGGCAACGCTGCTGGAACTGACGGCATTGACCATCGTCGAATCGCTGCGCAGTGCCCAGGCAGATACTCGGGAGCTGCTGGTCTGCGGCGGTGGCGCGCACAACGGCGCACTGATGAAGCGCCTGGCCGGCCTGCTACCGAATGCGATGGTCAGCAGTACCGCCACTCACGGTGTAGACCCGGACTGGGTCGAGGCCATGGCCTTCGCCTGGCTGGCCCATTGCTGCCTGGAAGGTATCGCGGCCAATCGCCCGAGTGTCACCGGCGCCCGTGGACTGCGCGTACTCGGCGCCATCTACCCCGCCTGA
- the erpA gene encoding iron-sulfur cluster insertion protein ErpA, with product MSVESFTPTALQFTHGAAHKVKSLVDEEGNDRLKLRVFVTGGGCSGFQYGFTFDEEVADDDTIVEREGVSLVVDPMSFQYLAGAEVDYQEGLEGSRFVIKNPNATTTCGCGSSFSI from the coding sequence ATGAGCGTCGAATCCTTCACCCCCACGGCTTTGCAATTCACCCACGGTGCCGCGCACAAGGTGAAGAGCCTGGTCGATGAAGAGGGGAATGATCGCTTGAAGCTGCGCGTATTCGTTACGGGCGGCGGTTGTTCAGGTTTTCAGTACGGCTTCACTTTCGATGAAGAAGTGGCCGATGACGACACCATCGTTGAGCGCGAAGGTGTGAGTCTGGTTGTCGATCCGATGAGCTTCCAGTACCTGGCAGGCGCCGAGGTGGATTACCAGGAAGGTCTGGAAGGCTCGCGTTTCGTCATCAAGAACCCGAACGCTACCACCACCTGTGGTTGTGGCTCTTCGTTCTCGATCTGA
- the argC gene encoding N-acetyl-gamma-glutamyl-phosphate reductase codes for MVKVGIVGGTGYTGVELLRLLAQHPQAEVVVITSRSEAGLAVADMYPNLRGHYDGLAFSVPDIKTLGACDVVFFATPHGVAHALAGELLAAGTKVIDLSADFRLQDAEEWAKWYGQPHGAPELLDEAVYGLPEVNREQIKKARLIAVPGCYPTATQLGFLPLLEAGLADASRLIADCKSGVSGAGRGAAVGSLYSETSESMKAYAVKGHRHLPEIRQGLRRAAGKDVGLTFVPHLTPMIRGIHSTLYATVVDRSVDLQALFEKRYANEPFVDVMPAGSHPETRSVRGANVCRIAVHRPQDGDLVVVLSVIDNLVKGASGQAVQNMNILFGLDERLGLSHAGMLP; via the coding sequence ATGGTCAAGGTCGGTATCGTCGGCGGCACGGGTTACACCGGTGTCGAACTGTTGCGTCTGTTGGCACAACATCCGCAAGCTGAAGTGGTGGTGATCACTTCCCGATCCGAGGCCGGCCTGGCCGTGGCCGACATGTACCCGAACCTGCGAGGCCACTACGACGGCCTGGCGTTCAGTGTTCCGGACATCAAGACCCTGGGCGCCTGCGACGTGGTGTTCTTCGCAACCCCTCACGGCGTTGCACATGCCCTGGCGGGTGAACTGCTGGCGGCCGGCACCAAGGTCATCGACCTGTCTGCGGATTTCCGCCTGCAGGATGCCGAGGAATGGGCCAAGTGGTACGGCCAACCGCACGGCGCACCGGAGTTGCTGGACGAAGCGGTCTACGGCCTGCCGGAAGTCAATCGCGAGCAGATCAAGAAAGCGCGCCTGATTGCGGTACCGGGTTGCTACCCGACCGCCACGCAGTTGGGTTTCCTGCCATTGCTCGAAGCGGGCCTGGCTGATGCTTCGCGCCTGATCGCCGACTGCAAGTCCGGCGTCAGCGGTGCTGGTCGTGGTGCTGCCGTCGGTTCGTTGTACTCCGAGACGTCGGAAAGCATGAAGGCTTACGCCGTCAAAGGGCATCGCCACCTGCCGGAAATTCGCCAGGGCCTGCGTCGCGCCGCGGGCAAGGACGTTGGCCTGACCTTCGTGCCGCACCTGACCCCGATGATCCGTGGCATTCACTCCACGCTCTACGCAACCGTCGTGGATCGCTCGGTGGATCTGCAGGCGCTGTTTGAAAAACGTTATGCCAACGAACCGTTCGTCGACGTGATGCCAGCCGGCAGCCACCCGGAAACCCGCAGCGTGCGCGGCGCCAACGTGTGCCGTATTGCCGTGCACCGCCCTCAGGACGGTGACCTGGTGGTCGTGTTGTCGGTGATCGACAACTTGGTCAAGGGTGCGTCCGGTCAGGCCGTGCAGAACATGAACATCCTGTTTGGCCTGGATGAACGCCTGGGGCTGTCCCACGCGGGCATGCTGCCGTAA
- the hemJ gene encoding protoporphyrinogen oxidase HemJ — protein MLYLWLKAFHIISVVCWFAGLFYLPRLFVYHAQSEDTVSKERFSIMERKLYRGIMGPSMIATLIFGGWLIYLNPGIFSQGGWIHAKLTLVVLLIGYHHMCGAQVKRFARGENTRSHVFYRWFNEVPVLILLAIVILVVVRPF, from the coding sequence ATGCTTTATCTGTGGCTCAAAGCTTTCCACATCATCAGCGTCGTCTGCTGGTTTGCCGGCCTGTTCTACCTGCCGCGCCTGTTCGTCTACCATGCCCAAAGCGAAGACACCGTCAGCAAGGAGCGCTTCAGCATCATGGAGCGCAAGCTGTACCGGGGCATCATGGGACCCTCGATGATCGCTACGCTCATCTTCGGTGGCTGGCTCATCTACCTCAACCCAGGCATCTTCAGCCAAGGTGGCTGGATACACGCCAAATTGACCCTGGTCGTGTTGCTGATCGGCTACCACCATATGTGTGGTGCGCAGGTAAAGCGCTTTGCCCGTGGCGAAAACACCCGCAGCCATGTCTTTTATCGCTGGTTCAATGAAGTGCCGGTTCTGATATTGCTGGCGATCGTAATTCTGGTCGTCGTTCGGCCGTTCTAA
- a CDS encoding NAD(P)H-dependent flavin oxidoreductase — MSLPALLEQRLRLPVVAAPMFLISNPQLVLACCRNGVVGSFPALNQRESSGFRAWLEEIEAGLATLENPAPYAVNLIVHNSNPRLQADLEICIEHKVPIVITSLGAVKEVVDAVHSYGGLVFHDVTTRRHAEKAAEAGVDGLIAVAAGAGGHAGTWSPFSLIAEIRQFFDKTLLLAGCLNHGHEILAAQLLGADLAYFGTRFIGTTESHAPDAYKEMLLTSRAADIIHTPAVSGVPASFMRQSLEAAGFDMAALQNKGEVNFGSKLKPISDEAKAWKTVWSAGQGVGEIDDLPSVDQLVARLDDEYRKAQEQAAQLRQRWPR, encoded by the coding sequence ATGTCGCTGCCCGCTCTGCTTGAACAACGCTTGCGTTTGCCCGTAGTGGCCGCGCCGATGTTCCTGATTTCCAACCCGCAACTGGTGCTTGCCTGCTGCCGCAATGGCGTGGTCGGCAGCTTTCCGGCGCTGAACCAGCGCGAGAGCAGCGGTTTCAGGGCCTGGCTGGAAGAAATCGAAGCCGGGTTGGCGACATTGGAGAATCCCGCTCCCTATGCAGTGAACCTGATCGTTCACAACAGCAATCCGCGATTGCAGGCGGATCTTGAAATCTGTATCGAACACAAAGTGCCGATCGTGATCACCAGTCTCGGCGCAGTCAAGGAAGTGGTCGATGCGGTCCACAGCTACGGCGGCCTGGTGTTCCATGATGTGACGACCCGTCGCCATGCCGAGAAAGCCGCCGAGGCGGGCGTGGACGGGCTGATTGCCGTTGCGGCGGGGGCCGGCGGACATGCCGGGACCTGGAGTCCGTTCTCGCTGATCGCCGAGATCCGCCAGTTCTTCGACAAGACGCTACTGCTGGCCGGTTGCCTGAACCACGGCCACGAAATTCTCGCCGCGCAATTGCTCGGTGCGGACCTGGCCTACTTCGGCACACGATTTATCGGCACCACTGAAAGTCATGCGCCTGACGCCTACAAGGAGATGCTGCTGACATCCAGAGCCGCAGACATCATCCATACTCCAGCGGTGTCGGGTGTACCGGCAAGTTTCATGCGCCAGAGCCTGGAGGCCGCAGGATTCGACATGGCAGCGCTGCAAAACAAGGGAGAGGTGAATTTCGGCTCCAAACTCAAACCCATCAGCGATGAAGCCAAAGCCTGGAAAACCGTGTGGTCCGCGGGCCAGGGCGTCGGTGAAATCGATGACTTGCCGAGCGTGGACCAGTTGGTCGCACGCCTCGACGACGAGTACCGCAAGGCACAGGAACAAGCAGCGCAACTGCGCCAACGCTGGCCGCGCTGA
- a CDS encoding DUF805 domain-containing protein, translating to MSENRYKIVFDGTLLPGVDINNAKLNLAALFKSDVSAIERLFNGRPVALKRDLTQADAQTYLQALKNTGIDARIEMEPPIELDLADVHDPVAASEPQSPYSPPQTRVGEKLPEFAVLKPFGVEGRIGRLRFLAWTMVLSLVTLPIVGVFALIGLGLVSGNSTNGLIIGGIFAFLLFMAFLVVSVLFSIQRLHDIGWSGWLWLLNLVPFVGSFFPLVIMVMPGNAGANRYGPPPPPNSTAVKVLCALWIVFIGLFAVGAMVGGISTIQQGYEDSLESSYQSGSVTIDEIDVEVQSQANSPAEAAEQAPPPVDSAKE from the coding sequence ATGAGCGAAAACCGTTACAAGATCGTGTTCGACGGCACACTGTTGCCGGGTGTTGATATCAACAACGCCAAACTCAATCTCGCGGCGCTGTTCAAGAGCGATGTCAGCGCCATCGAGCGCCTGTTCAATGGTCGACCGGTAGCACTCAAGCGCGACCTGACACAGGCTGATGCGCAGACCTATCTTCAAGCCCTGAAGAACACTGGCATCGATGCCCGGATCGAGATGGAACCTCCGATCGAGCTCGACCTGGCGGATGTTCACGATCCTGTCGCTGCATCAGAACCACAATCCCCTTATTCACCGCCACAGACCCGCGTCGGCGAAAAACTGCCTGAGTTCGCCGTACTCAAGCCCTTCGGCGTCGAAGGTCGCATCGGTCGCCTGCGCTTTCTGGCGTGGACGATGGTGCTGAGCCTGGTGACCCTGCCCATTGTCGGCGTGTTTGCGCTCATCGGCCTGGGGCTGGTCAGTGGCAATTCCACCAACGGGCTGATCATCGGCGGCATCTTCGCCTTCCTCCTATTCATGGCGTTCCTGGTGGTCAGTGTCCTGTTCAGCATTCAGCGTTTGCACGATATAGGCTGGTCGGGCTGGCTCTGGCTCCTCAACCTGGTTCCGTTCGTAGGCAGTTTCTTCCCGCTGGTGATCATGGTCATGCCGGGCAACGCCGGCGCTAACCGCTATGGCCCGCCTCCCCCGCCCAACAGCACGGCGGTCAAGGTTCTGTGCGCATTGTGGATTGTGTTTATCGGGTTATTTGCCGTCGGTGCGATGGTGGGTGGAATCTCGACAATCCAGCAAGGGTATGAAGATTCCCTTGAGAGCAGTTACCAAAGTGGCTCGGTGACCATCGACGAAATCGATGTCGAAGTCCAATCGCAAGCAAATTCGCCAGCCGAGGCAGCCGAACAAGCCCCGCCCCCTGTAGACTCTGCGAAAGAATGA
- a CDS encoding SDR family NAD(P)-dependent oxidoreductase, whose protein sequence is MTRYALITGASSGIGLAMAEALARRGRSLILVARQRDQLESIAIELTQRFGVEVLFRACDLGEPLRLSGFLLELEEGDRQIDLLVNCAGIGTCGPFLAQDWMTEQDLIEVNILALTRLCHAIGNSMALQGGGQILNVASVAAFQPGPWMSTYYASKAYVLHFSEALRVELKKCAVKVSVLCPGPTRTAFFRTAQLNSDKLANSKMLMSPEEVALYTVRALEKNRAIIIPGRRNRWFATLPRFGSRWLIRTITGMVIKAHCPR, encoded by the coding sequence ATGACCCGTTACGCTCTGATCACTGGCGCTTCCAGCGGCATCGGCCTGGCGATGGCCGAAGCGCTGGCCCGGCGCGGCCGAAGCCTGATTCTGGTGGCTCGACAGCGTGATCAGCTGGAAAGCATTGCGATTGAACTGACCCAACGTTTTGGCGTGGAAGTGTTGTTCCGTGCCTGCGATCTGGGCGAGCCGCTGCGCCTGTCGGGCTTCCTGCTGGAGCTGGAGGAAGGTGACCGGCAGATCGACCTGCTGGTCAACTGCGCCGGCATCGGCACTTGCGGCCCGTTCCTGGCCCAGGACTGGATGACCGAGCAGGATCTGATCGAAGTGAACATCCTGGCACTCACTCGCCTGTGCCATGCCATCGGTAACAGCATGGCGTTGCAGGGTGGCGGTCAAATTCTGAACGTCGCTTCGGTCGCGGCGTTCCAGCCCGGCCCGTGGATGAGTACTTATTACGCCAGCAAGGCCTATGTGCTGCACTTTTCCGAAGCCCTGCGGGTCGAGCTGAAAAAATGCGCGGTCAAGGTCTCGGTGCTCTGCCCCGGCCCGACTCGCACGGCGTTTTTCCGCACCGCGCAACTGAACAGCGACAAACTGGCCAACAGTAAAATGCTGATGAGTCCGGAGGAAGTCGCGCTTTATACGGTGCGAGCCCTGGAGAAAAATCGCGCAATCATCATCCCCGGGCGGCGCAACCGCTGGTTCGCCACCCTGCCCCGGTTCGGCTCGCGCTGGCTGATCAGGACAATCACCGGCATGGTCATCAAGGCTCACTGCCCGCGCTGA
- a CDS encoding histidine triad nucleotide-binding protein: MDTLFTKIINREIPAKIIYEDDQVLAFHDIAPQAPVHFLVVPKKPVRTLNDLTEDDKALAGHILFTAQRLALELGCEKGFRVVMNCNEEGGQTVYHIHMHVLGQRQMHWPPG; the protein is encoded by the coding sequence GTGGATACTCTGTTCACCAAGATCATCAACCGGGAAATCCCGGCGAAGATCATTTACGAGGACGACCAGGTACTGGCCTTCCACGACATCGCCCCACAGGCACCGGTGCACTTCCTGGTGGTTCCGAAGAAGCCGGTACGCACCTTGAACGACCTGACCGAGGACGACAAGGCGCTGGCTGGACACATCCTGTTCACCGCCCAGCGCCTGGCCCTGGAACTGGGTTGCGAAAAAGGTTTCCGCGTTGTCATGAACTGCAATGAAGAAGGTGGGCAGACTGTCTATCACATTCATATGCATGTACTGGGTCAGCGCCAGATGCACTGGCCGCCGGGCTGA
- the coq7 gene encoding 2-polyprenyl-3-methyl-6-methoxy-1,4-benzoquinone monooxygenase — protein MTTQRHYSPIDRLLLQADAAMRTLLPFSGQPYRPSPAIVQPDAKLSDEDTRHVAGLMRINHTGEVCAQALYQGQALTAKLPQVRIAMEHAAEEEVDHLAWCEQRIHQLGSHTSILNPLFYGMSFGIGAVAGLISDKVSLGFVAATEDQVCKHLNEHLEKLPAEDEKSRAILEQMRIDEEQHAESALEAGGFRFPAPVKFGMSLMAKVMTKSTYRI, from the coding sequence ATGACTACCCAACGTCACTACTCGCCGATTGACCGCCTTCTGCTGCAAGCCGATGCCGCGATGCGAACCCTGCTGCCCTTCAGCGGCCAGCCCTACCGTCCGTCGCCCGCCATCGTGCAGCCCGATGCGAAATTGAGCGATGAAGACACCCGCCACGTTGCCGGGCTGATGCGCATCAACCATACCGGTGAAGTCTGCGCACAGGCGCTGTACCAGGGACAAGCGCTGACCGCCAAGCTGCCTCAAGTGCGCATCGCGATGGAGCACGCCGCCGAAGAAGAAGTCGACCATCTGGCGTGGTGTGAGCAACGCATCCATCAGTTGGGCAGCCACACCAGCATTCTCAATCCGCTGTTCTATGGCATGTCCTTCGGCATAGGCGCTGTTGCAGGCCTGATCAGCGACAAAGTCAGCCTGGGTTTTGTCGCAGCGACGGAAGATCAGGTATGCAAGCACTTGAATGAACACCTGGAGAAATTGCCGGCCGAGGATGAAAAGTCCCGGGCGATTCTCGAACAGATGCGCATCGATGAAGAACAGCATGCCGAAAGCGCACTGGAAGCTGGCGGTTTCCGCTTTCCGGCACCGGTGAAGTTCGGCATGAGCTTGATGGCCAAGGTCATGACCAAGAGCACTTATCGAATCTGA